GAGGAAATCATGAAGGCGCAGCGCATCAGCGGCTCGGTGAAGGGCTGCCGCAGGTCGAACTGGTAGACGCGTTTGCCCTGGAGGCCGAATTGCGGGATCAGCGCGTCCAGGTTCGTGTCGTGGACGAGCGGGCCGATCAGGAAGGCCGCGTCTTCCTCACCATTGCCCTCGCCCTTCCGCTCCCGGGCCACCATCGCAGCCTCGCACATGGCATCGAAGTAGCCGGGTGGCAGCTTCGAATCCTGGTCGAGCAGGAAGAAGAGTTCGGCGCCCCGCGCTTCGAGGTCGATGATGCCGCGGTTGAAGGCGCCCGCGATGCCGCCGCGGTTGCCGTTGTGCAGCACCGAAACGCCCGCATCGACGAGCGCCGCATGCCAATCGCCCACCTGCGGCGTGTTGTCGACCACGCAGAGGTGCGGACACGAGGCCGCCAGCGAATGGAGGTTCGCCACTTGCTCGCCGGTCGGGAAATAGGTGACGACGACGGCACCGAACGGGAAGGACATCCTCGGCGTCAGCCGGCCGCCGTGGCCACCACCAGCGAACGCGGGCGCATGTCCTGCCAGTTCGCCGCGATGTAGGCGCTGCAGGCGTCGCGGTCGGTCGGCGCCAGCGCCACCTGCCAGCCGGCGGGCACGGCGATGAAGGCGGGCCACAGCGAGTGCTGGCCCTCGTCGTTCACCAGCACCTGGAAGCTGGCGTTCTTGTCGTCGAACGGGTTGCTCATCTGGGATTTCCTTTGTCGTATGGGGTTCAGGTTCAAGCCATTTCCGCGGATGCGAAGGTTTGCAGAAGTGCCTCGAGGGCGCCGGCGATGCCGGTCAGCGCGCGATGGCAAGCGAAGTCCTCACGCAGCACCGCCGCACGCTGGCGATAGGTCGAGTTGCCCAGTACCTTGCGCACCGCGTCGCCGACCTGGCGCGCGGTCGGCTGGCCGGTGGCGAGGTTGATGCCCGCGCCCGACCAGGCCACGCGCGCGGCGATCTCGGGCTTCTCTTCGGAGGTGCCGGCCACCACCAGCGGCACACCGAGGCTCAATGCATGGTTGACCGAGCCGTAGCCGCCGTTGGTGACCATCGCGTGCAGCTTGGGCAGCAGCCGGTCGTAGGGCAGGAACGGCACCACGCGGGCGTTGGCGGGCAGGTTCACCGTCAGGGCGGGCGGCACCGGGCCGCCGGTGGTGGCGATGACGAGGATGTTCTTGTCGCCGGCCAGCGCCTGCAGCGTCGGGCCGATCAGCTGCGACGGATTCTGGTTGGCCAGCGTGCCCTGCGTGACCAGCACGACCGAGCGGCCGTCGTCCAGCTCGTGCCACCACTCGGGCGGCGTGAAGTCGCGGCTCGCGGGCGAGAGCAGCGGGCCGACGAAATGCACCGACGCGGGCAGGTCGCTGCGCGGGTATTCGAACGAAGGCGCGGTGAGCTGCAGGTAAAGATCGGGCAGCTTCACCATCGCATCGACGAAGAAATCGGGCAGCGCGGCCAGGCCCGAACGCGCGAGCAGCGTGTCGAAGTAGCGTTGCACCTCGCCGAACATCGCCTGTTTGAGGTTGGCGTTCATCGCCTTGTTGCGCACCCGCCCTTCCGGCGTGGACGACGGCGGCAGCGCGGTGCCGAAGAAGGCGGTGTCGCAGCTCGAGAGCGGCAGCGCCGAGATGCCGATGCCGACGATGGCCGGGCGGTCTTCGCGCTCCTTGCCTAGCAGCAGCGGGAAAGTGCCGCAGAACATCGTGTCGACCACGATGGCATCGGCCTCGAAGTCTTCGAGGATCGATTGCAGGCCCGCATGCTGCGCGGCCATCGCATCGGCAAAGAAGTGCTTCAGGCCGAAGCACAGCTGCGCATGCGCCGAGGCGATGCGCTGGCGCTCGGGAAAGCGCTTGTCCAGGTCGCGGTAGTCGAAGTCGATCGTGCGCTCGAAGGGCGTGAAGCCCGCACCGGTCGCCTCGGCCTGCGCCCTGAACTGGCTCGCGGTGTGCACCCGCACCTCGTGCCCCTGGTTCACCAGATGCTGCGCGATGGCCAGCATCGGCAGGACGTGTCCCGGCAAGGCGGTTGCTGCGATGAGATAGCGTGCCATTCCGTGTGCTCCTATGAAGTGGTGGTTTCCAGGGCGCGGCGCGCCTTGGTGTCGATGCCCAGGTCGACGAAGTAGCGCTGCAGCAGGTCGCGGTCCACCGGGCGGATCGGCGCGCCGATGGCCTCGAGCTGCGCATGCGTGGCCGCGCCGCTCACCTGCGGCGGCGTGGCCGTGGTGTCGTAGCGGTCGAGGATGGCGAGCACCGCGGCCAGGTCGCGGTCATGCGCGACGGCCAGCCGTGCATGCGCGCGCTGCAGCCAGGGCTCCAGCCCGACCGGCTCCAGCCGCATGCCCATGCGCTCGAAGACGTGCGGAATGTCGCGCACCCGCAGCGCCGCCTGGCTCATCAGGTGGAACACCTGGCCCCACGAGGCCTCCTGCGCCGCAAGGCCGAGGATGGCGCGCGCCACGTCGTCCACCGGTGTGAGGTTGAGCGGCAGGTCCATATCGGGAATCGCTTCCAGGTCGGCATAGAGATGCGCCACGCGCCAGATCAGGTCGTCGGCATTGCAGATCGCGTGCGTGTGGTCGCCGGTGACTGCCCCCAGCCGGTAGATCGCCACCGGCATGCCGCGCGCCTGCGCCTCGCGGGCCAGCGCATCGCCGACCCACTTGCTCTGGCTGTAGCCGTCGACCAGCCCGCTCCATGAGGCCAGCGCCGATTGCTCGGTGATGGTGTCTTCCTTGTTGTTCTGGTCGATCACAGCCAGCGTGGAGACGTAGTGCATGCTCTTCGCGCGCCCCTGCGCCGTCCATTCGAGCAGCGTGACCACGCTGTCGACGTTCGCGGGCTTGAGGCTCGCGTAGGGATGCAGGAAGTCGACCTGCGCGGCGCAGTGGTAGATGGCGTCGCAGCCGTCGCGCACCAGTTGCACGGCAGCGTCATCGAGGCCCAGGCGCGGCTTGCCGAGGTCGCCGGTCACGACCTTGATGCGCGCGTTGTCCCAGATCGCACCGAGCTGGCGCTGGGCCAGCGTGCGCTTGAGGCGCTGCTCGCCGGCCTGCTCGTCGGGCGCGCGCACGTGGCAGACCACGCAGGCCGCGGTGTCGCGCAACAGCGCGGCCAGCAGGTGACTGCCGACGAAGCCGCTCGCGCCGGTGAGGAACACGCGGCGCGGTGCGAGCTTCGGTGCAGTGGCCTGCGGGCGGATGTGCGCGGGCAGGTCGAGCTCGCGCGACAGGTCCAGCGCCTCGACCGTGCCGCCTTCGTTGTCGAGCCAGGCGGCCAGGTCGGCAATCGTCGGGCGGTTGTAGACCTCGGCGTGCGGGAAGTCCGCGCGCACCTGCTGGCGGATGCGCATGCCCAGCTGGATCGCCATGAGCGAATGCCCGCCGATCTCGAAGAAGTTGTCGTGGATGCCGACACGCTCCAGGTGCAGCGTCTCGGACCAGAGGCCCGCGAGCAGTTTCTCGGTCGGCGTGCGGGGCTCCACGTACAGCGCGGCGGGCTGCTGGTCGGGCACCGGCAGCGCCTTCTTGTCGAGCTTGCCGCTTTGCGTGAGCGGCAGCGACGGCAGGCGCACGAAGGCCGAAGGCACCATGTAGTCGGGCAAGGCCTGCGCCATGTGGGCGCGCAGCTCGGTGGGCTGCGGCTCGGAACCGGCGACGAAGTAGGCGACCAGGCGCTTCTCGCCGGGCACGTCCTCGCGGGCGATCACGGCGGCCTGCGTGATCAACGGGTGCTTGAGCAGCACGGATTCGATCTCGCCCGGCTCGATGCGGAAGCCCCGGATCTTCACCTGCTGGTCGGCGCGGCCGAGGAAGTCGAGCGTGCCGTCGGCGCGCCAGCGTGCGAGGTCGCCGCTGCGGTACATGCGGCTGCCGGGCGCGCCATGCGGGTCGGCGATGAAGCGTTCCGCACTCAATGCCGGCCGGTTGAGATAGCCGCGCGCCACGCCGCTGCCGGCGATGTAGAGCTCGCCCGCGACACCCGGCGGCACCGGTTGCAGGGCGCTGTCGAGCACATACATCCGCGTGTTCCAGATCGGCTGGCCGATGGAGGGCAACTCCTCGGCCGTCATCGGCGCGCTCATGCTCGCGCAGATGGTGATCTCGGTCGGGCCGTAGGCGTTGATCATGCGGCGGCCTTGCGACCACTTCGCCGCCAGCGCGGCGGTGCAGGCATCGCCGCCGACCACCAGCGTCTGCAGGTGCGGGAACTCGCCGTGCGGCAGGGTCGCGAGCGCGGCGGGCGGAATCAGCGCGTGGCTCACGGCCTGCTTCTCGAGCAGATCGGCCAGCTCCGTGCCGAGCAGTTGCTCCGGCCCCGGCACCACCAGCGCGGCACCGGCGCCAAAGGCCATCAGCTGGTCCATCACCGACGCGTCGAAGCCGCTGGAGGAGAACTGCAGCACGCGCGAGCCGTGGCCGATGACGAGCCGCTCCGCCATCGCGGTGCCGAGGCTGCCCAGGCCCGCATGCGGCACCACCACGCCCTTGGGCATGCCGGTGGAGCCGGAGGTGTAGATGAGGTAGGCGGCATCCTGTGGATTGGCCGCATGCACCAGCGGCGTATCCGACTGGATGGCCAGCGCGGCAACCATGCTGTCGCTGTCGAGCGCGATGCAGCGGGGAACGCCGACCAGCTCGGGCAACAGCGCATCGTGCGTCAGCACCGCGGCGGGCGCGGCCTCCTCGAACACGAAGGCGCTGCGCGCGGCCATGTGGTTGGGGTCGATGGGCAGGTAGGCCGCGCCGGCCTTCACGATGGCCAAGTGCGCCACGATGAGGTCGAGCGAACGCGGCAGCACTGTCGCGACGATGGCGCCAACCCCGATGCCTTGCGCACGCAGCAGGTGCGAGAGCCGGTTGGCGCGTGCATCGAGTTCGGCGTAGCTGACGGTCGCGTCGTCGAGCACCACTGCATCTGCAAGCGGGCGCTCCGCGGCATGCGAGGCCACCATGTCGGCGAACGAGAGCGGCGCAAGGTCGCGCGTGCGGCCGCTCCAGTCGGACAGCAGGCGGTCGGTTTCTTCCGCGCTCAGGATGGCGAGGCCACTCACCGCATCGTCGGGCGCCTCGCAGGCCTCTTCCAGCAAACGCACCAGCCGCGCGCCCATGGCCTCGACCGTGCTGCGCTCGAACAGGTCGGTGCTGTACTGGATGCCGCCGGAGATGCCGCCCGGCAGGCCATCGGCACCGCGTTGCTCGCCGAGGATGAACGACAGGTCGAACTTCGCGGTGTCGATGGCCACCGGCTGCGGCGCGATCGACAGGCCCGGCAGGCTGAACGACAGGCGGCTCGTGCCCTGGAAGCCCAGCATGACCTGGAACAGCGGCAGGTTGGCGCGCGAGCGGCCCGGACGCAGCAGCTCCACGAGGCGGTCGTACGGAAACTCCTGGTTCGCATAGGCCGCGAGGTTGGTGGCGCGCACGCGCGAGACCAGCTCGCGCAGGCTCGGCTGGCCCGAGGTGTCAGTGCGCAGCACCAGCGTGTTGACGAAGCAGCCGATGAGTTCGTCCAGCGCATGGTCGCTGCGCCCCGCGACCGGGCTGCCGATGACGATGTCGTCGCCCGCGCCGAGGCGGCTCAGGAGGCCCGCGAGTGCGGCCTGCAGCACCATGAAGACGCTGGCCTGCCCGTCGCGCGCCAGTTGCAGGATGCGTTCATGCACATGCGACGGAATCTGCAGCGGGACCACATCGCCGCGGTAGGTCGGCACGAGCGGCCGTGCGTGGTCGACGGGCAGCGCCAGTTGCTCGGGCAGGTCGCTCAGCGAGGAACGCCAGAACTCACGCTGGCGGCCGGCCATGCTCTCGGCATCGTCTTCGCTGCCGAGCAGCTCCTGCTGCCACAGCGCGTAGTCGGCGTATTGCAGCGGCAGCGGCTCCCAGCCCGGCGCCTTGCCTTCGCAGCGCGCGGCATAGGCCACGCTGATGTCGCGCGCTAGCGGCAGCAGCGAGGCGCCATCGCCGGCAATGTGGTGCGTGAGCAGCAGCAGCACGTGTTCGTCGCCGGCGAGCTTGAACAGGTAGACGCGCAAGGGCGCCGCGCTGCCGAGATCGAAGGCATGGCCCGCAGCGGCGTGAAGCTGCGCCGCGATTTCTTCTTCGCTGCTGTCGGCCTCGATCACCGCCGGACGCGCATCCGCGCCGTCGAGGATGTGCTGGTACGGCAGCCCGTCTTCGTTCGGGTAGACCGTGCGCAGGCTCTCGTGGCGCTGCACCAGGTCGCCGAGCGCCGCATGCAATGCGGTGCGATCGAGCACACCCGACAGGCGCAGCGCGAGCGGCATGTTGTAGGCCGGGTTCGCGCCTTCGAGCTGGTTCATCAGCCACAGGCGGCGCTGCGCGAAGGACAGCGGAATGCGCGCGGGGCGCGGCATCGGAGTCAGGCTCGGACGGGCGACCGATTCCTGGTCGAGCAGCTCGGCAAGGCCCGCGATGGTGGAGACCTGGAACAGCGTGTCGACCGGCAGGTCGATCATGAATTGCTGCCGGATCATCGACATGAGCTGCACGATCATCAGCGAGTGGCCGCCGAGTTCGAAGAAGTTGTCGTTGACACCGACGCGCGGCAAATGCAGCGTCTCGGCCCAGAGGCCGGCCAGGATCTTTTCGGTCGGCGTGCGCGGCGCGGCGTACGGCGTGGCGGCCTGCACTTCGGGGGGCGGCAGCGCCTTGCGGTCGAGCTTGCCGCTGGGTCCGAGCGGCAGCGACGGGAGGCTGACGAAGGCCGAAGGCACCATGTACTCGGGCAGCGATTGCGCGAGGCGCGTGCGCAGTTCGGCCGCTTGCGGATCGGCAGCGTCCGTCGCAACGACGTAGGCCACGAGACGCTTTTCGCCCGGTACGTCTTCGCGCGCCACCACGGCGGCCTGCGCGACTTGCGGATGCTGCAGCAGCACGGATTCGATCTCTCCCGGCTCGATGCGCAGGCCCCGGATCTTCACCTGCTGGTCGGCGCGGCCGAGGAAGTCAAGGCTGCCGTCCTTGCGCCAGCGCGCGAGGTCGCCGGTGCGGTACATGCGGCTGCCGGGTGTGCCGTAGGGGTTGGCGATGAAACGCTCGGCGCTCAGCAACGGGCGCTTGAGGTAGCCGCGTGCGAGGCCGACGCCCGCGATGTACAGCTCGCCAGTCACGCCGGCCGGCACGGGCTGCAGGCCGCTGTCGAGCACGTGCATCTGGGTGTTCCAGATCGGGCGGCCGATGGGAACGCTCGAGGCTTCTGCGTCGTCCGTGCGTTCGCACTCCCACGAGGTGACGTCGACCGCGGCCTCGGTCGGACCGTAGAGGTTGTGCAGCTCGCACGAGAGGTGCTGCTGGAACTGCGATTGCAGCGCGGGCGACAAGGCTTCGCCGCTGCAGATCACGCGGCGCAGCGTGGTGCATGCGCCCGCCGTGGGCTCGAGCAGGAAGACCTCGAGCATCGACGGCACGAAGTGGATCGTGGTGATGCCCTCCTCCGCGATCAGCCCCGCGAGGTAGGCCGCATCCTTGTGGCCGCCCGGTTTCGCAAGCACCAGCGTGGCACCGTCGATCAGCGGCCAGAAGAACTCCCACACCGACACGTCGAAGCTGGAAGGCGTCTTCTGCAGCACGCGGTCGTCGGCCTGAAGGCCGTAGCGGTCCTGCATCCAGCGCAGGCGGTTGACGATGGCGCGGTGCGACACGACCGCACCCTTGGGCATGCCGGTCGAGCCCGAGGTGTAGATCACATAGGCCGGATGCGAAGGGTCGATCGCGATGCCCGGGTTGGTGTCGTTGCAACTCTCCAGATCCGCAATCGTTTGCGCTACATCGAGCAGCAATGTGGGGGCGGCTGCCGGCAGCGACTCCGCGAGGGCTTCGGTCGTGACGAGGCACACGGGCTGCGCATCGCCGAGCATGAAGGCGATGCGGTCCGCCGGGAAATCCGGATCGACCGGCAGGTAGGCCGCGCCGGTCTTCAACGTGGCGAGCAAGGCAATCATCAGGTCCATCGAACGCGGGATCGCGAGCGCCACGGTGCGCTCCGGGCCAGCGCCGCGTGCGCGCAGCAGGTGGGCGAGACGGTTGGCGCGGCGGTTCAGTTCTTCGTTGTTCATCGCCTCGCCGTCGAAGCGCAATGCGATGGCTTGCGGATCGGCTGCGAGCTGCGCTTCGATCAACGCGGTGAGATGGGTGTCGGGCACGGCGTGGGCCGTGTCGTTCCACTCGACCAGCAATTGCTGCCGCTCTTCGGCACCGAGCAGGTCGATCTGGCCGACGGCCTGCAACGGCAGGCGGATCACGGCGTCGATGAAGGCAAGCAGCCGGCGCTGGTGATCGGCCAGTTCCTCTGCGGTGTGCACCGCGGGGTTGGCGTCGAAGTCGATCTGCAGGTCCTGCCCGTTGCCGCGCTCGTACAGGAAGATGCCGAGGTCCTCGGCCGTGCCGTTCGAGAGGTTGCGCGGCTTCGCGGCATGGCCCGCAAAGCGGAAGTCGTAGTCGAAGGGCTCGACGTTGACCACGGTGGTGAAGAGCTGCCGGTTGTTCACCAGCATGTTGAGGTCGCTGCGCAAATGCTCGTAGCGATACGACTGGTGCCGCAGGATCTGCCGCATCTGCCGGCCGACTTCGCGGATCAGTTCCGGAATCGGCAGGTCCGCGCGCATCGCCAGGCGCAGCGGCAGCGCGTTGGCCACCATCGCGGGCACGCGGCGCATGCGGTCGTTGTGGCGCGCGGTGACGGGGATGCCGATTGCCATGTCCTCGATGCCCGTTGCGCGGTACAGGTAGGCCGCGGTGGTGGCGATGAGGATTTGCGGCAGCGTGGTGCCGAGCTCTTGCGCGATGGTCTGCAGGGCTTGCACGCTGGCCGCCGGCAGGTGCACCGTCTGGCGCAAGAGGCCACCGACGTTGACCGAGCGGTGCGAGGCGAGGCTCAACGGATCGGGTGCATCGGCGAAGCGCTCGGTCCAGTACTGGCGGTCGCGCGGGAAGCGGCCGGACTCGCGATAGGCATGTTCTTCGTCGGCCAGCTGCGAGATCGGTGCAAGGCGCGAGTCTTCGGGCACCGCTGCGTTGTTGTCGACCATCGCGGTGTAGATGTCGGCGAAGCGGCGTGCGATGAGGCCGCCGCTGAAGCCGTCGAGCGCGATGTGATGGCTGCGGTGGTACCAGATGTGGCGATCGGGCGCGAGGCGGATCAGCGCGGACAGCCACAGCTGCCCGTGCGCGAGGTCGATGCTGCGGGTGTAGTCCGCATGCATCCAGCGCTCGGCCTCGGCCTGCGGATCGCTCTCGCCGCTGAGGTCGAGGTAGGGGATCTCGCCGGTGAAAACGGGCGCGACGACCTGTCGTGGCCCTTGCGGGGTATCGATGAAGCTCAGGCGCGTGGCCTCGACTTCATCGGCCACCTGTCGCATGGCCGCCAGGAAGATCGCGGGGTCGATCTCGCCTGCGATGTCGATGGCTTCGGCGAGATTGAAATTGGTGTCGGGCGACGCGAACTTTGCGCCGAGCCACATCGCCATCTGCCCCGAGGTAAGGGGGGCGGTGCGGCCCAGCTGATCGACGGTACTCATGCACTTCTCCAGGTCTTGAGTGAAATTGGCAACGATGCATGTGCGCGTGAAATGGACGCGTCGTGCATCGGCCGCTCAAGGAGAAATGCCGGTGCTCCGCGGTAACAATCCGTTCACATTGCCAGTCCACTGTACAAGTGGTTTCAACACTTTCAGTGACGGTTTTAGGGAAGAAAACATTTCACGAACGTCTTTGAGCGCGAAAGATTTCATCCCGAAGTTGCGACCTGAATCGCGGCTTTCGGAATCGAAGGCTTTCATCGTATTTCGCGCGTCATGCACCCCAAAAGAATGTTGCGATGCAGCAACTGGGCGAGAAAGCTGTAGGGGAATCTCTCGGCGTGTTACTCGCGCAGTCGCGCGCGCTTGCACCGCGCGGCGCGTACTTTGGTGGTCGAACTTCAGCCGCGCTCGGAGAACAGCGCCGTGATCACCTGCCGCAACCAACGGTTGGCCGGGTCGCCCTCGAAGCGCTTGCTCCAGTGCAGCGACACGCTGAAATCGCGCAGCGGAAACGGCGGCTCGACGATCGCGTAGCCGCCCTCCTCCGCAAACCCTCGCGCGATGTTGCGCGGCATCACCACCGCGAGATCGGTGGCGCGCACGATGGCCGGTAGCACCATGAAGTGCTCGGTCGTGAGGCGCAGGCGGTCTTCGAGGTTGAGCAACTGCAAGATGCGCAGCGTGTCGGCGTGCGTGCGCACCGCCACGTAGTCGAGCTCCTGCAGCGCCTCGAGCAGCGCCTGCCCCTTGCGCCGGCGCTTCACAAAGGGATGGCCCTTGCGCAGCAGCACGATGTAGCGGTCTTTCAGAAGATGCGTGCGCTGCGTGTCGCGCACGGTCGAGAGAAAGCCGAAGGCGAAATCGATGCGGCCGCTGTCGAGTGCGGGCGCAACCTCCGCAGGCAAGAGCGGCAGGGTCTCCAGCCGCACGCCGGGCGCCAGCTCGCCGAGCCGCGCCATCAGCGCGGGCAGGAAGCGCCCCTCGCCGATGTCGCTCATGTGAATACGAAAGCTCTTGCGCGACACCTGGGGCTCGAAGCGATCGGGCTCGTGCAGCGCCGCTTCGATCGTGCCGAGCGCCGCCTGCACCGCCACCGCGAGCCGGTCGGCGCGCGGCGTGGGCGCCACGCCGCCGGGGGCACGCGTGAAGAGCGCGTCTTTCAAAAGCAGCCGCAGCCGTCCCAGCCCATGGCTTGCCGCAGGCTGCGTGAGGCCCAGCGACTCCGCGGCGCGGCTCACGCTGCGCTCGCGGTAGACCGCATCGAACAGGCGCAGCAGATTGAGGTCGACCGAGTCGATATGCATGCCATTCATATTACTTAGCTTGATTATTTTATTGAAGGCAAACCTTGCGGCACGCACACTGGCGAGCGGTTTTCAGCCGACCTCCCAGTCGGCCCGTTGGAACACCCCACGAAAAGAAGGAGACACGACATGGCCAGACTCCGTCTGCATGCGGCCCTCGCCGCGCTGCTCTTCGCATCCGCTGCCACATGGGCCCAGCAGCCACCCGCCGAGGAGCCGGGCTGGGCCAAGGGCCGGCCGAAGAACGAAGCGGCCACGCGCCTGGCGCCGGTGCCCTCCTTCCCGATTCCCACAGCGCCCGACCAGCTGCCCACCGCCAAGTTCAAGCTGCCGCCGGGCTTCAAGGTCGAGACCTGGGCCTCGGGGGTGCTCGATGCGCGCGAGTTGCGCCAGGGCGCCAAGGGCACGGTCTTCGTGAGCACGCTGTTCGTGGGCAACAAGGTCTATGCCATTGCCGAGAAGGGCGACCGCAAGCCAAAGACCATCATCGACAAGACCGAGTTCGCCACCGGCATCGAGTTCTACAAGGGCGCGCTGTTCCTCGCCACGCACAAGCAGATCGTGCGTTACGACGGCATCGAGGACAAGCTGGACAACCCCGGAACGCCGGTGGTGCTCAACGACAAGCTGCCCGGCGGCCAGGACCACAGCTGGCGGTACCTGCGCATGCACAACGACAAGCTCTACTACGCGGTCGGCGCGCCCTGCAACCTGTGCGAGCCTGACGACGCGCACGCGCGCATCTTCCGCATGAACCCCGACGGCAGCGGCATCGAGACGGTGGCGCGCGGCGTGCGCAACACGGTGGGCTTCGACTTCGACCCGAAGACCGGCAACCTCTGGTTCACCGACAACGGCCGCGACTGGCTCAGCGAAGACCTGCCCAACGACGAGCTCAACGTGGTGACCAAGCCCGACCAGCACTTCGGCTACCCGTACTGCCACCAGGGCAACATCCTCGATTCGGAATTCGGCTGGGGCAAGCGCTGCGACGACTACCAGAAGCCCGCGGCCCTGCTCGGCCCGCACGCCGCCGCACTTGGCCTCACGTTCTACAACGGCAAGAGTTTCCCGGCCAAGTACCGCGGCGCCATGTTCATCGCGCGCCACGGCCCGTGGAACCGCACCACCAAGTACGCCGACATCGCGGTCGCCTGGCCCGACGGCAAGGGCGGCGCGAAGATCGAGCCCTTCATGACGGGCTTCGTCGAGAACAACACCTACC
This region of Variovorax sp. RKNM96 genomic DNA includes:
- a CDS encoding PQQ-dependent sugar dehydrogenase yields the protein MARLRLHAALAALLFASAATWAQQPPAEEPGWAKGRPKNEAATRLAPVPSFPIPTAPDQLPTAKFKLPPGFKVETWASGVLDARELRQGAKGTVFVSTLFVGNKVYAIAEKGDRKPKTIIDKTEFATGIEFYKGALFLATHKQIVRYDGIEDKLDNPGTPVVLNDKLPGGQDHSWRYLRMHNDKLYYAVGAPCNLCEPDDAHARIFRMNPDGSGIETVARGVRNTVGFDFDPKTGNLWFTDNGRDWLSEDLPNDELNVVTKPDQHFGYPYCHQGNILDSEFGWGKRCDDYQKPAALLGPHAAALGLTFYNGKSFPAKYRGAMFIARHGPWNRTTKYADIAVAWPDGKGGAKIEPFMTGFVENNTYLGRPVDFLVLKDGSMLVSDDHAGAIYRISYGGR